DNA sequence from the Myxococcales bacterium genome:
GACGCGCGGGGCGGCAATCGCCAGCGACGGGAATTGCGCGGGCGACAGTTCGACCCGCCGTATTTCCAACGGCTCCAATTCGATCGGCTGCGCGACTTCGATTTCACCGATGCGGCCGCGCAGCACGCCCTTGACCTCGCTTTCCCGCGAATTGATCAACTCGGCCATGATCGTCAGCCGCGCCTGGTCCAACGCCGGCGGGTTCAGTTTGGTCAGCACGTGCGGGTGCCGGATCGCGACCGGCCCCGACACCGCCAGCACGACATCGCGCCAAATGCCGAGATTCTTGTCGGGCGGCGCCGGGCTCCAATCGACCCAGTTGAAACCCAGGTCGTGGACGTGTTGCGGAAAAATTTCCAGCGCCAGGCAGTTGCTTTCGCCGTAGCGCAATTTTTCGGTGACGTCGAATTCGAAAACGCGAAATGCGCCCATCGTGTGTTCGGCGTCGGCGATCCGCCGCCCGTTGAGCCAGACGTTGGCCCGGAAATTGAGGCCGTCAAACCGCAGGCGGAACGTCCGGTCGGCTTTGACCTCCGGCATCGTGAAGGTCTTGCGGTACCACCAGGCCGCGCGATACGGGCTGCCGGGCGGCATTGGCAGAATCGAAACGTCGAAAGACACCGGATTGTTGCCCGGCACCTCATGCAGATTCATCGAAAAATAAGGATCGGGATAGAGGCCGGCCGCCACCTGGGCGGCGAGCACCGTCGCCGGGATTTTCGCGGCGATCCATCGATCGGTCGCAAAACCGGGCAGGGAAATCGCCTCACCGGGTTGGTTGACTTCCTTCGCGGAGCAGATCGCCCACTCATCTTGCAGCAAATACTCACGGCCGGTCGTGAGTCGTTTTTCCCGGGTCATCATCGCCTGTTCCGGTTTCGCCGGGTAACTCGGCTCCTCCGGTTGGTGATCAAAATTCATCGCGATACCCCTCAGCAGCTCGTCGGTGCAACAGGGAATGATTTTAGCCTTTGTAACCGAGCCCGGCTGGTCCGTAAAGCGCAAAATGGGATGATTTTCACTCGATGGCGACGGGCGCGGAAAGGATCCGTGCCGCAATCGGCGCCCCGATCGGCTTGCCGTGAGCCTGAAGTAAAAACGCGCGCCCAGCCTTGCCAAAAGCGCGGAAAAGGTGAATTTTGTACAAAGGTACAAACGGATTGAAACAAATGCGGACTGGCCAATTCACCATACTTTGCGTCGATGACGATCAGGACCTGCTATTGGCGCTGACCGCCCTTCTCGAATATGCGGGTTACCGCGTGATTTGCGCCCCCAGCGCGGAAAAAGGCCGGCGCGCCTTTGAAGAAATAAAACCGGATCTGGTCATCATCGACCTGATGATGGAAGAGATCGACTCGGGAAAAGACCTGGTCGCCGATCTGCACGCGCAAGCGCCGAGCGTGCCCCTCTATCTACTCAGCTCGGTGGCCGACGAACTCGCCGGCCAGGCGGATTTTCGCGCCTTCGGACTGTCGGGAGTATTCCAAAAACCGATCAATCCCGACGCACTGCTGGAAACCCTGCGCAAAAAACTGAAACCGGCGGAATGATCTTTCACCCGTTACCGAAAAACGGTTGACCCTCCCGTACGACTGGGTTAATACTCCAATATATCTGTACGAAAAGAATTCGATGCGGAAATCGCGACGACTCATTAAATTTTTCAGTCTGTTCATCGCGCTCTGCCTCATCATCGCGGCGATTTGTCTCGTTTACGTCAGACAACACGAATTCACCGCGCCGCCGGAACCTGCCGGTCGCGGCCAAAATCCGCCGCCGATCCGGCACCTTTTCCTCGTCACCTTCGACGCGCTTCGCGCCGATCACCTCGATTTGTACGGCTATCCGGTCGTCACGGCGCCGCATCTCACCCGGATCGCCGCTGAAGGCTATGTTTTCGCGCGATGCATCACCCAGGGCGTGATGACCTTCACTTCGGGGCCGATTCTGCTCTACGGCCGCTATTATGCCGACCTGCTCGATAAAAAAACCGGCGCGCTGGATCCGCCATTCCCTTCCCTGCCGGAAATTTTACGCGACCAGGCCGGCTATGCTTCCGCCGTTTTCGCCAATCACGGCGACTTTCCGGTCAACCGAAAATTGTTCGACGCCTTCACCGACGATTTCCACCTGACGGAAAGCGAGTTGGCGAAACAAGCCCTTGCCTGGGTCGAAGAACGCGCCGACCGGCCCACCTTCGTCTGGTTGCATCTCTTCGCGCCGCACTCGCCGCAACCGGCCGCGGGCGCCCGTTTCGAATCGGCGCTCGCTTACCGTTTGCAACATCCCGACCGTTTTCACGACGTCCCCCCGTTGTTGCGGCCGCGGATGAAGGACGTGGCGCCCCGCAACTGGGCGACCTACGATGCCGCGATCGCCAAATCGGACGACGCCCTGGCCTGGCTGATCGCCGAGATGCGGCAGGCCGGTTTGCTGGAGCGGAGCCTCGTGGTTTTTTCGGCGGATCACGGCGAACGGATGAACATCGACGGCATTCTGGCGCATAAACGCTGGGCCAAACGCAGCCTAGCGCATGTGCCGCTGGTCGTGCTGGCGCCGCCCGCCTGGAGACAGGCGGCCGGATCGTTCCGCACCGTTTCCACCACTGTCCGGCACATCGATCTGTTCCCGACTTTCTGCGCCGCGGCGGGGATCGATCCGCCCCAGGGACAGGCGGCGGGCGTCAGTCTCTGGCGAATTCTGGACGGCTCGATCCGGCGCGATCTGCCGGCGTTCACCGACGGCGCGGGCAGCGGCATTCCAATGAGTTTTTCCTTGGAAGACGGGCCTTATGTCCTCTCGCACGTCGTTTCGCCGCGAAAGTCGCCGTACCGGCTTTATCTGGGAAAAACCGACCCGCAGGAACTCAAGAATCTCCGCAGCCGGCATCCGCTGGCGTTCCTCTCGCTGCTGTACCGCCTCTCGCTTTATCCCCAATCGCCGGTCAATCACCAGCGATATGATTCGGGGCCGATGACGCCGGAAGAAATCGAACGATTGCGGACGCTCGGATACCTATAGTATGGATTGAAACGATGAATTCCCGAAAGCGTTTCACCATCGCCTGGCTGGTTTTCCTCGGGTATTTCGCCGTCGG
Encoded proteins:
- a CDS encoding response regulator, with the protein product MRTGQFTILCVDDDQDLLLALTALLEYAGYRVICAPSAEKGRRAFEEIKPDLVIIDLMMEEIDSGKDLVADLHAQAPSVPLYLLSSVADELAGQADFRAFGLSGVFQKPINPDALLETLRKKLKPAE
- a CDS encoding sulfatase-like hydrolase/transferase — translated: MRKSRRLIKFFSLFIALCLIIAAICLVYVRQHEFTAPPEPAGRGQNPPPIRHLFLVTFDALRADHLDLYGYPVVTAPHLTRIAAEGYVFARCITQGVMTFTSGPILLYGRYYADLLDKKTGALDPPFPSLPEILRDQAGYASAVFANHGDFPVNRKLFDAFTDDFHLTESELAKQALAWVEERADRPTFVWLHLFAPHSPQPAAGARFESALAYRLQHPDRFHDVPPLLRPRMKDVAPRNWATYDAAIAKSDDALAWLIAEMRQAGLLERSLVVFSADHGERMNIDGILAHKRWAKRSLAHVPLVVLAPPAWRQAAGSFRTVSTTVRHIDLFPTFCAAAGIDPPQGQAAGVSLWRILDGSIRRDLPAFTDGAGSGIPMSFSLEDGPYVLSHVVSPRKSPYRLYLGKTDPQELKNLRSRHPLAFLSLLYRLSLYPQSPVNHQRYDSGPMTPEEIERLRTLGYL